The DNA window TGAAGGCAGGCGAATGGATGCAGGACGTGTTCGTGCGGATCTGGGAACAATGGGGGGCGCTTGACGACCCGCAGGATGCGGGCGGCTGGGTGCACCGGGTGACGCTCCACACGGTCTTCAACGTGAAGCGCTCGGACCGGCGCCGGTTGGCGCGCGTCGCGCTCGCGGACGATCTCGCCTCGGCGCTCCCTGAACCGTCGTCGGGGGGCGTCTCACCGTTCGCGACGCCGGCACCGATGCGTCGCATCGCGCTCGACCGGGCGATGGAGACGCTGACGGGGCGCGCGCGCGAGGTCTTCGTGCTGCACGACGTCGAGGGGCACTCGACGGACGATGTCGCCCATCTGCTCGGCATGGCACAGAGCACGGTCCGCGTGCAGCTGGCGCGCGCTCGCGCGCGGCTGCGGGAGGCGCTCTCGGCATGAGTCACGATCACGACGCCCTCGAGGACCGCGAGTTGCGGGAGGCCGCGGCGCTCGAGCGGCGACGGACCTACGGGGCGCCCGAGCTCTGGCCGCAGATCGCGGCGCGCACCGTCCATCGGGAGGCGGTGCGTCGGGAGGTGCTGCGGTCATTGCGCCGGCCGCTCATGCTCTGGCTGCTCGTCGCATTCGGGCTCGGCGTCGTCGCCACGGAGGCGGTGCGGGCGCTCACTGCGCGCACAGCGTCGGCGTCGGCGGTGATCCCGCGCGGGGATCTCCGTTCGCTGGAGGAGCTCCGGCGGGTTCGGTGACCCGGATCATCTCTGACGTCGGATTCTGCCGCCAGGTCGCGCCGCCGTCCGTGGAGTGCGCGAAGAGCCACAGCATCCCGCTGTCGGTCGGCGTGAGCGTCACGCGCCAGAACTGCGGGTTCCGCAGGACGAGTGCCCCGCTCGCGTCGAAGTCGCCGTCGTAGATGTCCACGGCACCGGAGCCGGCGTCGAGGAGGCTCATCCGGTAGCGCTGCGCCGTCGAGTCGAATCCGACGGTCACGCGGAACGGGACTCGGAAGGTCTCCTCGAGCTCGAGGTACTTGCCGCCGAGGATCGGCCGCCAGCGCCAGATGGACATGGCGGTATCCCCGGGGGTGCCGGAGGAGACGCGATAGCTCCCTTCGAAGACGCGGAGTCGTTCTCGTGCTGCTGCCGGGCTACGCGGAACACCGGCCCCTTGGGCGGCAACCACCGGCACGAGTGCGAATGACAAGACGACCAGGGAGAACCCGAGAGTGCGCATCGACGTGGCTCCGAGAGAGGATCAGGGCAGGAGACGGCGCGTCGCGACGTATCGCGTTGACTCGACCCACGTCCGGCCTCCATCGATCGAATCCTTCACCTCGAGATGGAAGAGTCCTCCCGCCGCCGGCGCGAATCGGAGTCGCGTATGGACGCGAGCGCCGTTCGCGTTCTTGTAGAACGTGTTCGTGCGGACGTTGTCGACCGTCAACGCCCCGTCCTCGCCGAACCCACCTTCGAAGATGTCGAGCAGCCCGGAGACATCATCAAGTGCCGAGACCCGGTAGCGCTGTTGCGCCACATCGTAGGCGAGCGTGAGCACGAATCGATACCCCGGTGCGGTCATTCGCCCCTCGAGCGCCGCGCCCCCGAGGACCGGTCCGAACTCCGATTCGATGTCGATCGCGCGCGCCGTCGACGGCGCGCCCGAGTCCGCCGGGAACTGGGTGCCGCTCCACCGCCCGAGGAGGAAGCGCAGAGGGCGCACCCCGGCGCGGACACGCTCGTGGATGGGCGGCACTCGGATGGGGACCGAGTCCGCGCGGAGCTCGGCGACGATCCCCATGGCGTTCATCTGGGCGATGGCGGCCGGACCCATCCCATACGCATACCGCATCCTGATGTGCCCCGCGTACGTCCGAGTGAGCCGACGCATCGCTTCGTCCGACAAGCCGCCGCTCGGCGTGCGTGACGCCGAGTCCGCGAGCTCCGCGGCAGCCGACAGTCGCAAGAACCGCAGCTGTTCGAGATTCTCCTCGACGACGGTCCGGAGCGGCATCGGCGCGAAGTGTCCGGAGTAGGCGAGCTGCACGTTCGGGAAGTCGGTGCGTAGCGCACCGAGCGCGAGCATGGCGAGGCGCGAGTGCTGCTCGCCGATGTAGTATGCCCCGCCGGCCACGGTGAGGTCGCCCGTGAAGAGGGCATTGAGCTCGTGCAGGTGGATCACGCTGTTGTTCTCCGCCTCCGCGGGCCCGTAGTCGCGGATCGTGAACGTGAGCCCCGCGAGCGAGAGCGTGGTGCCGGACGGCACGATCCGGTCGGGGTGGTGCAGCGTCCGTTCGTACTCGGCGCCGAGTGCGGTGAGCCATCCACCCGGACCGAGCGCCCCGTCGTGTACCCCCCGCATCGCGTCGCGGGTCTGCTGGGTCGCGATGATGACTGCGTCAGGGTAGGCCGCCTTGAGCTGGGCGATCCCGCCGAAATGGTCCGCATGCGGATGCGTGATGAAGACCGCCGTGAGCGGCTTGCCCGTCGAGCGCATCGCCGCGATCAGCTTCTCGACGTCGCTCCGCAGGCACATCGCGTCGATGAGGACCAGTCCATCCTTCGACTCCACCCACCAGGCGTTCGTGTAGTACGAACGCGCATCGCCTGTGGCGACGTGGATCCATGCCGGCGGTGCCGCCGCCGGCTGCGCGGCGAGCGGCCGCGTGGCGAGCAGCAGGAGGGACGACGTGAGCAGTATGCGGCGGGCGATGGGGGGGCGCATCAGGTGGACTCCGGTCGGAGGACGGCGGACCTTACGACATCCAGAGGCAGCGGAGGGCGGCGAGGTGCTGACTCGCCGCTCCGGTGGGACGGCATCCCCGGGCGTGAGGCCCACTACTCGCGGCGAAGCGCGATCGCCGGGTCGATCGCCGAGGCCCGCCGTGCCGGGAGGACCGTCGCGACGAGGGCGACGGTGAGCAGGAGCACGGCGACGGACGCGCACGTCATCGCCAGATTCCCCCCGGCGCCGAGGAGCAGGTGCCGGAGGAGCGACGCCCCAACGGTCGCCGCGAGGATGCCCGCGATCGTGCCGATTGCGACGAGCGTGACGCCCTCGCGCACCAGGGAGCCCACGACCTGCCTCGGTGAGGCGCCGATGGCCATCCGGATCCCGATCTCGCGCGTCCGCTGCGACACGGCGTGGGCCATCACGCCGTACAGCCCGATGGCCGCGAGCAGGAGGCCGATGCCACCGAACGCACCGAAGGCCATCGCCGACATCCGGGCGGGCAGCAGCACGTAGCCGAGATGCTCATCCATGCTGTGAGGCCCCGCGAGCGGCAGGTTCGGGTCGAGCGCGGCGACCTCGCGGCGGATCAGTCCCCTCACCTCGTCCGGCAGGCCACGCGTGCGGACGACGAGGTTCATCGCGGCGCGCCACTGCTGCGCCTGGGGTAGCCAAAGGTAGGCGGTCGGATCCTCACCGAGGCTGCGGTACTTCCCCGTGGGGACGATCCCGATGATGGTGCGCTCGCGGTCGTCGAATCGGACCACCTTGCCCAGCCCGTCCTCTCCGGGCCAGAACCGATCCACGAAGCGTTGGTTCACGATGATCACCGCGGCCGCCGACGAATCGTCGCGGGCACCGAAGTCTCGCCCTCGCACGGGCGTGCCCATCGTCTCGAAGTAGCCGGGAGTGGTCCCGGAGAAGAAGATCGACATCGATTCCTCCGGTCTCCGCGCGCGACCCGGGATCTCCACGTCGTCCTCGCTGCTTCCGATGCCGAGCGGCGGATCGGCGACGAAGGCAGCCGACACGACCATCGGGGAGGCCTGCAGGCGCCCCAGCAGAGCGCCCTGGAACTGCTCGGTCGCCGCACGCGAGTAGCCCTGGAGCGAGGGGTCGACACCCGCGAGCAGCAGACCGTCACTGACGAAGCCCTTCTCGACCGCGGTCGCGCGCTCGAGGTTCGCGAGGAAGAGTCCGGCGCCGGTGAGGAGGATCATCGAGAGGGCTGCTTGCAGGACGACGAGGGCGCGTCGCGCCCGCGAGCGGACGCCTCCCGCTGCCGCCTCCCCCTTGAGCGCCGAGACGACGGAAGGACGCGTGGACTGAAGGGCGGGCCAGAGGCCGAAGATCAGCGCGGTGACCACGGTGATCAGCGCGGTGATGGCGAGGACCGGCGCGCTCAACCGGAGGTCGGGCCGGACGGCCACGCTGATGGGCAGCGAGATCCGGTTGACGAGTCCGATCGCCATCGAAGCCAGGAACAGGCCCGCGCCCGCCGCCGCGGCCGCATAGACGAGGCTCTCGACGAGCAGCTGTCGAACGAGCGCCCCTCTGCCCGCGCCGAGCGCGAGGCGTGTGGCCATCTCGCATGCCCGGTCGTTCGCGCGCGCAAGGAAGAGACTCGCGACATTGCTGCACGCGAGGAGCAGGAGCAGGCCGACGACGACGGCGATGACGCCGAAGATGCCGATCTGCGCGGTACGGATGCCCGGCGTGATGCCCGCCGCCTCCGCCGCGATCGCCTGGATCCCGCGATCGCGATACTCGTCGGGACGCTCCGCGAGTTGCTCGGCCGCGAGTGCGTCGAGGCGGGCGACGGCCTGCGCGAGGGAGGCGCCGGGCCGTCGACGCGCCACCACGTCGAGGAAGTTCACCTCCCACTCCGTGGGCGATCCGGCGAGGGTCGGCCAGACGTACGGCAGCTGCGTGAGCGGGATCCAGAAGGCAGGTTCGAGGATCGGCAGGAGCCCCCGGAACCCCGGAGGCGCGATGCCGACGATCGTCACGCGCTGGCCATTGACCGGCACCGCCCGGCCGATGACCGAGGGATCGGCGCCGAACGCCTCGCGCCAGAACCCGTCGCTCAGGACGATCACCGGGTGCGCCCGCCACCCCTCGTCCTCGTCCGGAAGGAAGTAGCGCCCCTGCGCGGGCGGTACGCCGAGCAGCGAGAAATAGTTCGCCGAGACGACCTGCCCCAGCACCGTGCGCGGAGCATCCCTGGTCGTGATGCTCATCGTGCGCCAGGCCGTGGCGGCGACGTCGACGAAGACGTCCCCTGTGCGCTCCCGCACGGCGAGGTAGTGCCGCACGGAGTTGGAGCCCCAATCCTGTCCGGGGGCCGACCGATAGATCCGCACGAGGTCGTTCGCGTCGCCGATCCCCGGAGGCGGGCGCAAGAGCGTCGCCTCGAGCGCGGAGTAGACGGTGGTGTTCAGTCCGATCGCCAGCCCGAGCGTGAGCACGACGATGACGGTGAACGCGGGCTGCTTCACGAAGAGGCGACCGGCGACCCTCAGGTCGCGGGCGAGGAGGAAGGCCATGGAACTGTGACGGGTGTAAGGGACGAGCGACTGCGGCGTCGGGCGATGCTCCCATCGATACGCCGTGTGGTGACCGCGGTGACGGTCCTCGTCCCATCGAGCCGGGGATTCATCCCCTCGCGTCCCGCGGGGTGAAGCCGCGCGCCGCGCGCGGCGTACGAAGCGGCATGACCAGACTCCCTCATCCCGCCCTAGCGAGTGCCGTCCTCCTCGCGCTCTTCCTTCCGTTCACGCTCGAGGCGCAGCAGGACTCCCTGGCCGAGTTGCGCGGCGCGGCGACCATGATCGACGCGACCATGCGGACGCACCTGTTCGATCCGCGCGTGCTCGCCACGCCCGAGGCCGTGCGGCTGTCGGCGCGGGTGGACTCCCTGGCGCGTGCCGCGACGTCGCGCCGCGAGTTCGTGTCGGGATTCAACCGGCTCTGGAGCGGCGGACCCTTCTCGCACGTCCGCCTGCAGCGCGCCCCGATGCCGGCGCGGATGATGCTGGACATCATCGACACCATGCGGGTGGGTGAT is part of the Gemmatimonadota bacterium genome and encodes:
- a CDS encoding sigma-70 family RNA polymerase sigma factor; amino-acid sequence: MPSVAPSNDAESFERLYRAHREQVFATCFRLCGDRVKAGEWMQDVFVRIWEQWGALDDPQDAGGWVHRVTLHTVFNVKRSDRRRLARVALADDLASALPEPSSGGVSPFATPAPMRRIALDRAMETLTGRAREVFVLHDVEGHSTDDVAHLLGMAQSTVRVQLARARARLREALSA
- a CDS encoding MBL fold metallo-hydrolase, whose translation is MRPPIARRILLTSSLLLLATRPLAAQPAAAPPAWIHVATGDARSYYTNAWWVESKDGLVLIDAMCLRSDVEKLIAAMRSTGKPLTAVFITHPHADHFGGIAQLKAAYPDAVIIATQQTRDAMRGVHDGALGPGGWLTALGAEYERTLHHPDRIVPSGTTLSLAGLTFTIRDYGPAEAENNSVIHLHELNALFTGDLTVAGGAYYIGEQHSRLAMLALGALRTDFPNVQLAYSGHFAPMPLRTVVEENLEQLRFLRLSAAAELADSASRTPSGGLSDEAMRRLTRTYAGHIRMRYAYGMGPAAIAQMNAMGIVAELRADSVPIRVPPIHERVRAGVRPLRFLLGRWSGTQFPADSGAPSTARAIDIESEFGPVLGGAALEGRMTAPGYRFVLTLAYDVAQQRYRVSALDDVSGLLDIFEGGFGEDGALTVDNVRTNTFYKNANGARVHTRLRFAPAAGGLFHLEVKDSIDGGRTWVESTRYVATRRLLP
- a CDS encoding ABC transporter permease codes for the protein MAFLLARDLRVAGRLFVKQPAFTVIVVLTLGLAIGLNTTVYSALEATLLRPPPGIGDANDLVRIYRSAPGQDWGSNSVRHYLAVRERTGDVFVDVAATAWRTMSITTRDAPRTVLGQVVSANYFSLLGVPPAQGRYFLPDEDEGWRAHPVIVLSDGFWREAFGADPSVIGRAVPVNGQRVTIVGIAPPGFRGLLPILEPAFWIPLTQLPYVWPTLAGSPTEWEVNFLDVVARRRPGASLAQAVARLDALAAEQLAERPDEYRDRGIQAIAAEAAGITPGIRTAQIGIFGVIAVVVGLLLLLACSNVASLFLARANDRACEMATRLALGAGRGALVRQLLVESLVYAAAAAGAGLFLASMAIGLVNRISLPISVAVRPDLRLSAPVLAITALITVVTALIFGLWPALQSTRPSVVSALKGEAAAGGVRSRARRALVVLQAALSMILLTGAGLFLANLERATAVEKGFVSDGLLLAGVDPSLQGYSRAATEQFQGALLGRLQASPMVVSAAFVADPPLGIGSSEDDVEIPGRARRPEESMSIFFSGTTPGYFETMGTPVRGRDFGARDDSSAAAVIIVNQRFVDRFWPGEDGLGKVVRFDDRERTIIGIVPTGKYRSLGEDPTAYLWLPQAQQWRAAMNLVVRTRGLPDEVRGLIRREVAALDPNLPLAGPHSMDEHLGYVLLPARMSAMAFGAFGGIGLLLAAIGLYGVMAHAVSQRTREIGIRMAIGASPRQVVGSLVREGVTLVAIGTIAGILAATVGASLLRHLLLGAGGNLAMTCASVAVLLLTVALVATVLPARRASAIDPAIALRRE